From Streptomyces sp. NBC_00683, one genomic window encodes:
- a CDS encoding PhzF family phenazine biosynthesis isomerase — MRILYQVDAFTLTPFTGNPAGVVLAADGMTDAEMLAVARELNNSETAFVLPADAADHDVRVRFFTPTTEVPTCGHATVGAHYARAVEYGLPSASLVQKTGGGLLQRVEIHRDGDRVRIGMHQGVAAFGPELNGDQVDRLLHAVGADVRDLADNGPVQVVSTGHSKVLVELRERAVVDGLRPDPVALTALSREVGSNGFFLFTRATGEAHLLTWARMFAPAIGITEDPVTGNGNGPLGAYLVRHGIVPTSGGRLVFTGRQRAAMGRSGDVRVSVEARSDGELDVSIAGDATTAFRAELHI, encoded by the coding sequence ATGAGGATCCTCTATCAGGTCGACGCCTTCACCCTCACCCCGTTCACCGGCAACCCGGCGGGCGTGGTGCTGGCGGCCGACGGCATGACGGACGCCGAGATGCTCGCGGTCGCACGGGAGCTCAACAACTCGGAAACGGCATTCGTGCTGCCCGCCGACGCCGCCGACCACGACGTACGGGTGCGCTTCTTCACCCCGACGACAGAGGTGCCGACCTGCGGGCACGCCACCGTCGGGGCGCACTACGCCCGAGCAGTCGAATACGGGCTGCCGTCGGCCTCGCTGGTGCAGAAGACGGGCGGCGGACTGCTGCAGCGGGTGGAGATCCACCGCGATGGCGACCGGGTGCGGATCGGCATGCACCAGGGGGTGGCTGCCTTCGGGCCCGAGCTGAACGGCGATCAGGTGGACCGGCTGCTGCACGCCGTGGGCGCCGATGTCCGCGACCTGGCGGACAACGGTCCCGTCCAGGTCGTGTCGACCGGGCACTCCAAGGTGCTGGTGGAGTTGCGCGAGCGCGCCGTGGTGGACGGGCTGCGGCCGGATCCTGTCGCGTTGACGGCTCTGAGCCGCGAGGTGGGCAGCAACGGCTTCTTCCTCTTCACCAGGGCCACGGGGGAGGCGCACCTGCTCACCTGGGCCCGGATGTTCGCGCCCGCGATCGGTATCACCGAGGATCCGGTGACCGGTAACGGGAACGGCCCGCTCGGTGCGTACCTGGTGCGGCACGGCATCGTCCCCACGTCGGGCGGCCGGCTGGTCTTCACCGGGCGGCAAAGGGCGGCGATGGGTCGGTCGGGCGACGTCCGGGTGTCCGTCGAGGCGCGGTCCGACGGTGAGCTCGATGTGTCCATCGCAGGTGACGCGACGACGGCGTTCCGGGCCGAGCTGCACATCTGA
- a CDS encoding RidA family protein translates to MTFLDAVTTPGAPDPSGHYAQAAVTPDGTIWVSAQLPVGVSADATVAEQARQTLSNVLSIVEAGGGGVDSVAKVCLYLTDISDWAGVDAVFGEVFGDHRPARAVLQVTGLHHGFRVAADAVAWRVHGR, encoded by the coding sequence ATGACGTTTCTTGATGCGGTCACGACGCCCGGAGCGCCCGACCCGTCCGGCCACTACGCGCAGGCCGCCGTCACGCCGGACGGCACCATCTGGGTGTCCGCGCAGCTTCCGGTAGGCGTATCCGCCGATGCCACCGTCGCGGAGCAGGCGCGTCAGACGCTGTCCAATGTGCTGTCCATCGTCGAAGCCGGTGGCGGTGGCGTCGACTCCGTGGCCAAGGTGTGCCTCTATCTGACGGACATCTCCGACTGGGCAGGCGTCGACGCCGTCTTCGGCGAGGTGTTCGGCGACCATCGGCCCGCGCGGGCGGTGCTCCAGGTGACCGGGCTGCACCACGGGTTCCGGGTGGCAGCGGACGCAGTTGCCTGGCGGGTTCACGGCCGATGA
- a CDS encoding leucyl aminopeptidase, with translation MTALTVSTIHVASLPADCIVIGTAKGPKGPVLTPGAEAVAAAFDGGLTDLLCALGVTGAEGEAVKLPAPAGIKARLVLAVGLGDAADENDGYDAEALRRAAGVAARTMSGAGTVALALPVGTAEAVEAVALGGLLGAYAFTAYRTTPDAAAPVRKLVIPTSRHGRADAEDAVRRSGVLGQELNRARDLVNMPANDLHPESFADAVVTAGREYGPAVEVIDEKALAAGSFGGILGVGQGSARPPRLVRIAHTHPEATVSLAFVGKGITYDSGGISLKPVGANEIMKRDMSGAAAVCAAVLAAARLGLRVNVTGWLALAENMPSGSAVRPGDVLRMYGGRTVEVLNTDAEGRLVLADALVRAGEERPDAIVDVATLTAAMRFGLGNHLFGVMSNDDAFRDRVLAAAGLVGERAWPMPLPAELRPSLNSRVADLANYGERMGGGLVAGLFLREFVPAGTPWAHLDIAGPAFHEGAPYGYTPQGGTGCAVRTLVRLAADTAAGGHDVS, from the coding sequence GACGGCGGGCTGACCGACCTGCTCTGCGCGCTCGGCGTGACCGGCGCCGAGGGCGAGGCGGTCAAGCTCCCCGCCCCCGCCGGCATCAAGGCCCGGCTGGTCCTCGCGGTCGGCCTCGGCGACGCCGCCGACGAGAACGACGGGTACGACGCCGAGGCGCTGCGGCGGGCCGCTGGGGTGGCGGCCCGGACCATGTCGGGCGCCGGGACGGTCGCTCTGGCTCTCCCGGTCGGGACTGCCGAGGCCGTGGAGGCGGTGGCGTTGGGCGGCCTGCTCGGCGCGTACGCCTTCACTGCCTACCGCACCACTCCTGACGCCGCGGCCCCGGTCCGCAAGCTGGTGATTCCCACGAGCCGTCACGGCCGGGCGGACGCCGAGGACGCCGTGCGGCGCTCCGGCGTGCTCGGCCAGGAGCTGAACCGAGCCCGCGACCTGGTCAACATGCCTGCCAACGACCTGCACCCTGAGAGCTTCGCCGACGCCGTGGTCACGGCCGGCAGGGAGTACGGGCCGGCGGTCGAGGTGATCGACGAGAAGGCGCTCGCCGCGGGCTCCTTCGGTGGCATCCTCGGCGTCGGGCAGGGCTCGGCCAGGCCGCCGCGGCTGGTGCGGATCGCTCACACCCACCCCGAGGCGACAGTGAGTCTCGCCTTCGTCGGCAAGGGCATCACCTATGACTCGGGCGGCATCTCGCTGAAGCCGGTCGGCGCCAACGAGATCATGAAGCGCGACATGTCCGGTGCGGCAGCCGTGTGCGCCGCGGTGCTGGCCGCCGCCCGGCTCGGTCTGCGGGTCAACGTCACCGGCTGGCTGGCGCTGGCCGAGAACATGCCGTCCGGCTCCGCCGTCCGCCCCGGCGACGTGCTGCGGATGTACGGCGGCCGGACCGTCGAGGTGCTCAACACGGACGCCGAGGGGCGTCTGGTGCTCGCCGACGCATTGGTGCGCGCGGGCGAGGAGCGGCCCGACGCGATCGTGGACGTGGCCACCCTGACCGCCGCCATGCGGTTCGGCCTGGGCAACCACCTCTTCGGGGTCATGTCCAACGACGACGCCTTCCGCGACCGGGTCCTGGCTGCCGCCGGCCTGGTCGGCGAGCGGGCCTGGCCCATGCCACTGCCGGCCGAACTGCGCCCGAGCCTGAACTCCCGGGTGGCCGACCTCGCCAACTACGGCGAGCGCATGGGCGGTGGCCTCGTGGCCGGCCTGTTCCTCAGAGAGTTCGTTCCGGCCGGCACCCCCTGGGCCCACCTGGACATCGCCGGGCCGGCATTCCACGAGGGCGCCCCCTACGGTTACACCCCTCAGGGCGGCACCGGGTGCGCGGTCCGGACCCTGGTGCGGTTGGCTGCGGACACTGCGGCAGGCGGACATGACGTTTCTTGA